Part of the Henckelia pumila isolate YLH828 chromosome 2, ASM3356847v2, whole genome shotgun sequence genome is shown below.
TTGTATATGTTTTTGGATGATATTCAACAAAAGACTGAAATATATGTGCCTTGTGTGCTTTGTGAAGCCATGATTTTGttcttttcgttttattttttccCATATCAGAACAGAAGGTatgtttctttttcttcttgttttgattttatttccaGATTTTTAGGTTAATTTATTGATCATGGAGaacaatttaattataaatttatatatcgattttagtctttttccccagctatcatttttttttttgtgaatttaCGTATTTTCTTTAATAAGAAAAATATGATATCACAGCcccttttatttttcaaaagtttAATTTGTATATTACACTCCTCTTTATTATATTTCTTGCATCTTTTTCTCGGGAGGGGTGTTTTACCTCAAGGTCTGTGGATCATGTTAATTATGAAGAAATTGATTTCCTTGTGTTGATTGCAGTTTTATGCAAGGTCTGTGTATCCATGTTTTCGTTTAGCGGTAGGTTGATATCCAGATTTCTTCGTGAAGTGTTTACTGGGATCTGTAGCTTAAAAGGGCTTAGCTAGTGTATTAGGAAACATTGTTTGCCAAGAAATCAATGTTACTCGTTGAGTTCTTACATTGAATCAAGCCAACGTAATAACATAATGAAAATTTTACATGTATAAACTTGATTTGATAAACTTTCACAGTACATAATAGTGAAGCAAaagagaataaataaataaataaagattagTAGCATGTATCTGGTAACcttagattttttaaaataaaaacttttgtGTTTATGAAATTTGTAAGAATGTCGATCTTTTCATGAGatagtttgtttgttttttttgttttttttttatgagatGATTTGCTGGGCACATCTGATATGTGTTCTTTTATCTTATTTGTTGATGTTGTATACTCCGCCGTTACCTTTATGCAGAAATATCGAGTTTGGGGTGGGGTTGTTTTTGTTACTTCATATAGTATGAACGGAGTTCTCTAATATGTCTTCCGAAGTCTTATTTTACCGTAGTGAGCTTAATCTTTTACTGCTTGTGAGTAGCATCTTCGTGATCCTTTCTTGAAGATTTGGATAATCCTAATCACCTCTAAGCCGTATTGCTCCAAATGCCATCATGCCACGTCTTTCCTCTTATTTCTTCAGgcatatttttttgttaatatGAAATGATAAAGCTGAGGTGGTGttaaaatttagttttggttGCGTTAGCTTTGGCATTTTTTCGGAGAAGATATTTGGATCTgaaattatgtgattttattTCCTTTGATTTGACTTGATCCCCCATTTGCTGTGTTAGTTTTTTCATAGTTGTTTTAGCGGTCGAAGTTTTGTTGGAACTAGTTTTCATATTAATATCTATGAAGTTGAATGGTTCATGTTAATCTTTCTGAGTGGTATGCTTTTGAGAATATATTTGAACATGAAATTTTGTGATTTTATATCCTCTGGTTTTGAAGGTCTTATGGAACTAAGCTCTACAAGACTACAACAGAGTTTAAACTTGGCTCGACTGTTCAGATCTAATGTCAATGTAGAGGGAGATGGTGACTCGAAATTTTCCAATTTCTGTTTTGGAATCCAAATGTCTGTTCTGGAATTTACTTTAATTAGTTGGAATTGTATGGGATTTTTTCACTCCAATTTCTGTTCTGGAATTTCCCAATGAAACAGTGGCCCGACATTTTCCAATTTCTGTTATGGAATCCAACTGTCTGTTCAGGAATCACACTTTCTGTTctggattttatttttaataaattagcTGGAACTGTATGATATTATAGACTCCAAAAATGTTTTACAAAAAGGAGAAAGCCTATGTGGGAGAAATCTTGGTCCATGTATCACCGATATTTAGCATGTGTAACATTTTTATGTAGCATAGTCTCAGCATAGTCTCTTGGATCGAGTGACCTCTCTAATCATGCACCTAAAATAAACAATTGGTGCAAGCACTTAAATCGCATAAAAAGGCTCTGAATGTTCCAATCGATCAGCAAGACCTTGGTTGGTACAACTGGAAAGGTGATAGCCGGACACAATACTCGTGAAGACCAAGAAATGAACACAAATTGAGAAAGAAGAATTAGAGAGACGATGGAAAATCCAGTAACGatcctttaatttattttggtcAAAGATATTGATTCTCACAATCCCCTCACGCATTATACGATggaatataataattttttcactaaaataaaatatgatctcaaaataatattaacaTAAAGAGACATGACTATTTTAAAGCCAGATTCATCAATAGCATTACGGAATAATGACAACATTTACAATCACTTAACGTACATTTTCAAAAGACTAAATATGCTAAACTGGTCTAGCATTATATTACATTTTTTTAACACAAACTAACCATGACCACTCAATCTCATCTCTTGAATCTTTTGTTTCAGCACATCCATTTTCTCCATAAGTTCACTTTCGCCTAAAAAAAATTCACCattctataaaaaaataatcacattataataaaaaataaattaactgTCTGTGACTCACCATCTAATTACTAAATAGTAGTGTATCAAGTGATGTTACTTTATTGTTCAGAAGTATAAACTTGGCGAGATAGATGAATGCAGCTAGGAGTGttcatcggtcggttcggttttaatttgtctaatttcggttcggtttttcggtttttgatttatgaaatatataatccgAAGTCAAATCGTTTtacttcggttcggtttttgtaCTATAACGGACCGATTTATACGGTTCGGTTTGGTCGGTTTTATCATTAATAATACATAACACaataaaagaaacataaatttTATCCAACATGTAATTTAAATATCCCAACACACAACTTAAAGTTATAGTCATATagtgaagaaataaaaaaaaaataacaaacaatacAAGAACAAATATCCAACCACAGTCTTATAATActttcaaaaaaacaaaacaaattttgatatggttattccgattttgatacaattattaaaattaataatataaatacattgtaaaatataatatgttttttttacatgatttcttagtaaaaactttaaaaatagaGTTTAAATGACTgacataaacaacaatcaactaaaaattacataaacaacaacaatgaattaaataaacaacaatcaactaaaaattattcaaaatgattattcattcactaaatattatctcataacatatataatataaattaaaaaaattaatttaattcttaatttaattcggttttttcggtcggttcggttttgacatatataataaaaaaccgaaccaaataaacttcgattttaatatttatatccgaATTACAAAATAcagttttcggttcggttcgatcTTTGATTTTTCCAATTTGAATTTccggttttttcggttttatccGAAATATGAACACCCCTAAATGCAGCTGTAAAACAATCAAATTTTTCCctttattaataaaaacaatcaaattttatcaaGCTTTGTTTCACATGCATTCAACTATACATCAGTAACTAAATCTAACCAAAACACAATCCCATGAACTCCTAAATATAAACAAACAAATTACACAAGCATAACATCTAAACACATTTACTGGATATTTAATGAAATACATTATGGTTCCTACTTTCCCTCAAACTTGATTTACAAAATTCATTATGAAGTTTGAACATCAAACCAAGCTTAAATTATGAATGAACAATTAATGTTACTCCCAAGCTTCCATTCTTATCATAGTTCAAATTTTCAGTATAATCTGTACTAGACTTTTCTTTGAATTAGTTTGATACAAGATTCAGGTTCTGTTACTCATGTTCACTTCATATTTTCCGAGAAAAATCCGAGTCGTCCGCGTGATTTTGTAGAGTAATTTCTGGTCCGACAACGCTCCAGGTTCGGCTGTTGCTAAACACCAGCCGATAGTTACGGAGACGTCATCtattttttttcaacttttttatACTTCTGGGATCAAAGCTTGAAATAAATTTAAGTTTTATATAATCGAAGGGCTAAATTTATATTTTCCTCTAAAAAATTGTGCTCgatatttgaatttattttcttcttttcttttccctcCTTTTGTCAGGAAACAACTCGTCTATCTCGTGTAGCATGGTCCAAAGTTGCAATGTTACCAACAAAGCCTTTCATAATTTTGGTGTCAAAAACATATTTGGGTTAGAAAAATTCCAATCGATGTCCCATTGTCGATCCTTGACGGGAAGAATGCAGCAAATCAAGAAAGTCTGGTGACCAATATAAAATATGTCTAATGAAAGTTAATTATTATGTGAATTCAGCTTGTTGGTACGAACGTTTGGTCGGTCAATTCAGTAATAATAAAGTGAATTTATTCCCTGTAACACTACAAAATTACAAATATGGTGCAAAAGATCTACCGGTCAATTTATGCTTCTTTATATACAAACAACCACTTCAAAGTTTTTTGCTGACATTCAACTTAATATATCATACGTACTGATATAATTTCAAGAAGTGCTCCAAAACTCGTTCGGCAGTGCACATCTTCTGGCAATTAATTTCATGGTGAGTTTTTGaacaatttaattttaatgaTGCTCTGATTAAAAGTGAATGCGTTCTTACTTATTTTTGCTCCTGAATGATAGAAAATTATGCATGTAAAATTATCTATACAGCAagttatttttttccaaaaattatatatatatatatatatatatatatatatattttatactcTATTATAAGATGCTTAACAAATTATGTGAATTTAATTTCGTCTGTTTAGCATATtcttttcatctttttcttCCCGAGAGTCAATAGTCGTTGCGTAATGCAAACAGGTGAGATactttgaattttttatatatttttttaaaaaaatatcgccCTCTTATATATCTTACAAAAAATGACTAGAATGTTGGAAAAATTGTTTTGGTGAATAAActttaaatcaatatatttcaATTTATAAACTCCGTGATCAAACCAAATTAACTCGAAATTTGGGAAACCGAAATTAAAATTGTTTACAAGTCGATcgtttgaatattatttttgttCTCCTCCTTATCACTGAATCCAAAACTATCCATTTcaaaattatatgtatatatatagtagAAGAGTGGGATCTAGAAATATATTATATGCTTCATATTGtaatctaattaattaatatccATGTTTTGCAGCCAAATTTCAATAAATGAACAACTTAGGAACTGAACAAGTTAATATTGAGTAGATTAACTTGGGACTTCGGATGCAAACCATGCAGATTGCAGGGATTGGCTCCTAATTAATTCGGTTTACATATATGCATCGTAGTATAAATTAATCTTCTACAATTTTACAGCTTCCACAAGTGACGTTTGATGTGAAGTAATCAAACATGCATGTAACTCCACATacacatatctatatatatataattatactgTTCCGGAGTATAAAGTTTTTCAATTGTATATGAGATCATATAACATTAAACTCGCCAGATTGTAGATTTAGCTAGATCAGTAGTACGTATGATTCTTTAGCTTCTGCTCCGATCCTTAACTTAATTTCAACGTACCAATCGAATCGTGCTGTGGCTGATGCTCTTGTTCTTGCAGCTGATTATCGAACATATCCTCGTTTATCAACGAATCCAAGAACACAGAAAGCGATTCGTCAGCACAACAACTCATATGATCTGCAGGTACATCTTCGTCTTCTTGATCTTCGTCAGCTTCAGCGCATTGTGCTTTGTAGTACTCATGTTCATAGTTTCCATGATCATTAATATCTATGCAGGTATTAGTGATCCAGGGCCTGATCATCGTTTTCTCACCTAGGGAAAATCGGGCACGCTTCCGATATTGATCAGGTTCAGTGTCTAAAGAACAAGAAGTTTGGTTTTCGACATAAAAAATAGGGTTCAATATTGGCCTGTGAGTTGTTGGATCAATTCCTTGACTGATGAGCTTCTTGCTGAGGTGTGTGTTCCAGTAGTTCTTTATTTCGTTATCCGTGCGCCCCGGAATTCGTCCGGCTATCAATGACCACCTGAGGTACATGCACGATTTACACACATGATATACATACATGCATAAATATCGATCGATACCATATTCATGtacacatatatacatatatatgtgagTGCATGTGTGTGAAAATAGTTCAAGAACCCTATTCTAATAGGCCAGCCTTTGATGTGTACGTCCTAGCTAATTCATCCATGAATTTTCTGGCAGGCGTGTATATTAATTTGTTGTTCTCAAGCAAAATGTATTCTAAAAAattcttttcttaatttctaaaaaagatttcttaaattttagtttcaacttatagtatatatatatgtacctGTTGCCGAGGAGGCGGTGGAGGCGAAGAATGAGATCTTCTTCATCAGATGAGATGTTGCCATGTTTGAGGGATGGCCGGAGGTAGTTCATCCACCGGAGGCGGCAGCTCTTCCCACAGCGCAGCAGCCCCGCCTTCTTCGGCAGCATGCGCCACCGTCCCTCGCCTTCTCTCTTCACATAATCCGCCAGAATTTCGTCCTCCTCCGCAGTCCACGGCCCTCTTTTCACATCCAGTACCTTGGCTGCTGCAGCCACTGCTTCTGCTTGCTTCAATGATGGCCTTCTCATTTGTCAATCTCTTAATTAATTTCCTCaaacaatattatatatatatattgtgatcatatattaattaattttttcttcttccatggttttttagtgattttttttgttttgttttttgtgtgTGCAAGTGTAAAAGCATCTTTCTCCCTCATTAAGAAAGATGAGATGGTTGTTTTCAATTCTCTACTATTATTGGGGGGAGTGGTTAGCTTTTCTTAATTTTGCATTATTTCCCTGCTAAGTAAAAATTGGGGTGCAGTGgttgttttaaataattaagggGGTTGTGAAATGTTATTGTCGCTTGTAAGTCAATGAAATTGTCCGCATTAAATGGAATTCGATTAAATGCAATGCAATGCTAGCTATCACTTAAAGTCACTTGTTTAAAAAGTTTCGAGATGCATATATATACACGAGTTGAgagtaattaatttaattaactcATAATATAttaacatgattttttttaacgtTTATTATTTTCGAGTATCGAAAAcatcttctcttttttttaaaaaaaaaaagataataatAACATACCACTCATGAGTCAAATGACCAGTGGCAAACCGACTTCTTGTTGTTGGGAAAAaaccaaataaacttaaatccaAAATCATCATGTTAAATCATCAAGAATTAAACTGTAAACTGAAGCGGAAGCGTATCTTAATTTTTAACAATTGATACCGATGTAGATCTGCATGGTTTGACCTTCCAGATCAACACAATTTGCTTGAGAgttccttcaattctctcaCGCTCTCTAACTATCGATGAGAATAGAATAGAACATAATGACATTGTCGTCAACATCGTGTGATCTGGGGAACATAaccctttatttatattttgggattctatttaagcccatcaatcaaatagaaaagtccactagtatctacACATTAAGGACCACACCCTATTAGATACATTGAAGCCCAAATAAACCAAAACCTTATTTAGATCACTTTTATGGGCTAACTTTATTTGACAGTccataatacataattatttacatataagaCCAACGTTGGATTTATGATCCAACAATCTCCCACTGGACTATATGTGAAACTTTATAATTATGTTTTGCAAAATAACCAAATGAGCTCAACTTCGCTGTCATTACCGAAATGTATCTACTGCTAATCCGGTCCATCAATCATACTAACATAGGATCAAAGAGGCCTTTGTCACATTTATCGTAACTCGACCCATCAATGGTCACATATGCCAGATAACTGAACGACATGTATTATGATGTGGATGTGTAGCATGGAAATTTCATGTAACGTGATCTTAGCATGCCTATTTCCAACTGATCCACTCTTAACTTTAGTGAGATCAATCAAAACAGAGTCAGAGTgtgaataaaccaaaacatttatttttgcagaaataACCTTTCCTAATGTATCCATAAACCAAAAACCAAATAACCGAACATGTctataaaagcatttaaaattacaaactcCCACTAAAACTGAATATCCTTAATTGACAAAACACTCATACAAATAATGTGCACACAAAACCTTTTGGGTGATAGTCCCTTAGCAAGTGGATCCACAATCATGGAGTTTGTACCGATGTGCTTTATAGACATTATTCACTTTGAACTCTTACTTCAATAATCAAAAACTTGATTGGATGTCTTATAACACACtataaaatctattgtcatgaCAAAAGAGACTATAACAAGTAACTTTTTAGTACTCGTTTGTGAGATGACACCTGTTGCCAGTAGATTTAAATAGTCCAACATAGTTTTCACACTATCTAGGCATCCCATAAATCAGAGTCAGTATACCAAATGATCTCAAAACCGATCTGACATCTGATATATGAGCATATAATTCCTTTTATTTTATGTAAATCCCATAATACGCAATTGACTATTTTTTCAATAGTCTACTCCTGAAGTATTTAAATATTTGTCCAACATCCCAGTCACGTATATAAAAACTTTACGTGTATATACCTTAGCAATACATTAGATTCTCTACTGCTAAGTCATAAAGaatcttttgtatttattttcattaaatCATTATTAGGGCACTAGTTGAGACTAAATCGTCTTCCTTAACTTAGGGTATCAACTGGTTTACAATCTTTCATCCTATATCGCTTTAAAACTTTCTCGATATAGCTTTTTTGTGATAATCCAAGAATATATCGAGAGAGATCCCAACTGGATACCCAG
Proteins encoded:
- the LOC140883634 gene encoding transcription repressor MYB5-like, whose translation is MRRPSLKQAEAVAAAAKVLDVKRGPWTAEEDEILADYVKREGEGRWRMLPKKAGLLRCGKSCRLRWMNYLRPSLKHGNISSDEEDLILRLHRLLGNRWSLIAGRIPGRTDNEIKNYWNTHLSKKLISQGIDPTTHRPILNPIFYVENQTSCSLDTEPDQYRKRARFSLGEKTMIRPWITNTCIDINDHGNYEHEYYKAQCAEADEDQEDEDVPADHMSCCADESLSVFLDSLINEDMFDNQLQEQEHQPQHDSIGTLKLS